The following are encoded in a window of Brevibacillus sp. DP1.3A genomic DNA:
- a CDS encoding penicillin-binding protein — protein sequence MEWKRKVNWRILMVALCTILIFSTLSFRIYWLQTVKATDIMGTAQEQWDRQQVLKPKRGAIYDRNGEILAYDGKAYTVNAKLKPRNERDEDVVKDPYYTANMLAPILNAPVPELVKNLTKPNKVVELGRYGQKISEEQRNRILNLQYPTLPSGEKLKKNQLPGIYLTETTRRVYPNNAFASHVIGYLDLYDEPKMGIELQLNEELAGKKGHIAYQKDRAGYQLPDGEGEYIPAKDGLDVYLTIDRQIQNYVEQALDKVEQQYKPQGMTVIVADPQTGEVLAMGNRSQFNPNTYYNGIDNYNNHAVTTMFEPGSTFKIITLAAAIEEKMFNQNETYQSGAYTIKGQIPIRDHNNGAGWGTITFLEGVQRSSNVLFAKLGYERLKLEGLKKYFKKFGMGEKTGIELPYEKKGSLINLEKPRSPRDWAATTYGQAATVTAIQQIAAVGAIANGGELLKPHIVKEKRDPHTGAVVNRTQREVVERVVSEATAQQTRDILGKVVSEKPGTGTLYQIEGYQVAGKTGTAQKYDPNTGKIMDGRYVVSFIGFAPKDNPKLLVYVVIDDPQTDAWYALWGQMMLAPMFTTIMERSLQYLQQQPDLSVGKNKQNEKPTSKKEAQAALASSPATPKTLPKFEGMSTTAAQLRAKQDNLTVTVAGTGTKIVKQYPEAYDQVVPGEQIILVTDRVKGTKMPDFKGKSLRDVMEFSSLINLAMKSTGTGFVTQQSIPPGTVLQGTELLQVTLQSVSEPSVPTTPPPGQEGSTVPATTTPSNTAPDATTNPTGGNNPAPPSSGQQTGQGGAAQPPASGQTPPPDNPGDQSTQTPTTP from the coding sequence ATGGAATGGAAGCGAAAAGTAAATTGGCGAATTCTCATGGTAGCCTTATGTACGATTTTGATTTTTTCGACGTTGAGCTTTCGAATCTACTGGCTTCAGACCGTCAAAGCTACCGATATCATGGGAACGGCTCAAGAACAGTGGGACAGGCAGCAAGTCTTGAAGCCGAAGCGCGGAGCGATCTATGATCGAAACGGCGAGATTTTGGCGTATGATGGTAAGGCATACACGGTAAACGCAAAACTGAAGCCGCGCAATGAAAGAGACGAAGATGTGGTGAAAGATCCTTACTACACAGCGAATATGCTGGCTCCTATTTTGAATGCGCCTGTTCCAGAATTGGTGAAGAATTTGACCAAGCCGAACAAAGTCGTGGAATTGGGACGCTACGGGCAAAAGATCAGTGAAGAGCAAAGGAACCGAATTCTGAATTTGCAATATCCGACCCTGCCAAGTGGTGAGAAGCTCAAAAAGAATCAGCTCCCAGGAATCTATTTGACTGAAACGACTCGCCGGGTTTATCCGAATAACGCCTTCGCTTCCCATGTGATTGGTTATCTTGATTTGTATGATGAACCGAAAATGGGGATCGAGCTGCAATTGAACGAAGAATTGGCTGGTAAAAAGGGACATATTGCCTACCAAAAGGATCGCGCAGGCTACCAGCTGCCGGACGGAGAAGGGGAGTACATTCCGGCAAAGGATGGTTTAGATGTTTACCTGACAATTGACCGGCAAATCCAGAATTATGTAGAGCAAGCGCTTGACAAGGTGGAACAGCAGTACAAGCCGCAGGGCATGACGGTCATTGTGGCTGACCCGCAAACGGGTGAGGTATTGGCGATGGGCAACCGCTCGCAGTTTAATCCGAATACATACTACAACGGGATTGATAATTACAATAACCATGCTGTCACCACAATGTTTGAGCCGGGCTCTACGTTTAAGATTATTACTCTTGCGGCAGCGATTGAAGAAAAAATGTTTAATCAGAATGAAACCTATCAATCAGGTGCTTATACCATCAAGGGGCAGATTCCGATCCGTGACCACAACAATGGTGCCGGTTGGGGAACCATCACCTTTTTGGAAGGGGTTCAGCGATCCAGTAACGTATTGTTCGCGAAGTTGGGGTATGAACGTTTGAAGCTGGAAGGTCTGAAGAAATACTTCAAAAAATTCGGGATGGGTGAAAAAACCGGAATTGAGCTTCCTTACGAGAAAAAAGGAAGTCTGATCAACCTGGAAAAACCTCGCTCACCACGTGACTGGGCTGCAACAACGTATGGACAAGCAGCGACGGTCACGGCGATCCAGCAGATTGCCGCTGTAGGGGCAATCGCGAATGGAGGAGAGCTTCTAAAACCTCATATTGTAAAAGAAAAGCGTGATCCTCACACTGGAGCAGTCGTCAATCGCACGCAACGTGAGGTTGTGGAGCGGGTTGTAAGTGAAGCGACTGCGCAACAAACACGAGACATTTTGGGTAAGGTTGTCTCAGAGAAGCCCGGGACTGGTACACTATATCAGATCGAAGGGTACCAAGTAGCAGGAAAGACGGGAACTGCACAAAAATATGATCCCAACACAGGGAAAATCATGGATGGCCGTTACGTTGTTTCTTTCATCGGTTTTGCGCCAAAAGACAACCCGAAGCTGTTGGTTTATGTCGTCATTGACGATCCGCAAACAGATGCATGGTATGCATTGTGGGGCCAGATGATGCTCGCTCCCATGTTTACAACCATCATGGAACGCAGCCTGCAATATTTGCAGCAGCAGCCTGATTTGTCGGTAGGCAAGAATAAACAGAATGAAAAGCCGACGTCGAAAAAAGAAGCCCAGGCAGCACTGGCATCCTCACCTGCTACACCGAAGACATTGCCTAAGTTTGAAGGGATGTCCACGACAGCCGCGCAATTGCGAGCGAAGCAGGACAATTTGACGGTCACAGTAGCCGGGACAGGTACGAAAATCGTTAAACAGTACCCGGAAGCGTATGATCAGGTCGTTCCAGGTGAACAGATCATCCTTGTAACAGACAGGGTCAAAGGAACAAAGATGCCTGACTTCAAAGGAAAATCATTGCGGGACGTCATGGAGTTCAGCTCTTTGATCAATCTCGCAATGAAATCGACTGGAACTGGCTTCGTCACCCAACAAAGCATTCCTCCGGGAACGGTGCTCCAGGGTACAGAGTTGCTTCAGGTGACGCTGCAATCCGTGTCGGAACCATCTGTACCGACAACACCTCCTCCAGGTCAGGAGGGCAGCACAGTGCCTGCTACAACGACGCCAAGCAATACGGCGCCGGATGCTACTACAAATCCAACAGGTGGAAATAATCCGGCTCCGCCATCTTCCGGTCAGCAAACTGGGCAAGGCGGTGCAGCACAGCCGCCAGCATCTGGACAGACACCTCCTCCTGACAATCCAGGAGACCAATCAACACAAACACCGACAACTCCATAG
- a CDS encoding adenosylhomocysteinase yields MNTVSESIVKDMALAHNGHLKIDWVKEHMPVLNRIRERFEKEQPFAGLKVAISLHLEAKTAYLAKVVQAGGAEVTITGSNPLSTQDDICAALVEDGIRVFAKYNPDPAEYKDHLIKTLETRPDLIIDDGGDLITILHSERRDLLSQVRGGAEETTTGILRLKALEKEGKLEFPMVAVNDAFCKYLFDNRYGTGQSVWDGINRTTNLVVAGKTVVVAGYGWCGKGVAMRAKGLGAKVIVTEIDPIKAVEAYMDGFEVMPMLEAAKHGDYFVTVTGNRDIISKEHFAVMKDGAILSNAGHFDVEVNKVDLNAMSTSSRIVRKDIEEFVLTDGRKVYLLAEGRLVNLAAGDGHPAEIMDMTFALQAVSLAYVNEQYKNIGKKVLNVPFELDQMVAQYKLEALNIGIDKLTDEQKSYLESWVE; encoded by the coding sequence ATGAACACAGTATCTGAAAGCATCGTAAAAGATATGGCGTTGGCGCACAACGGCCATCTGAAAATTGATTGGGTAAAAGAACATATGCCTGTTCTTAACCGCATTCGTGAGCGCTTTGAAAAAGAGCAGCCGTTTGCAGGCCTGAAAGTTGCGATCTCCTTGCACTTGGAAGCAAAAACGGCTTATCTGGCAAAAGTAGTTCAAGCTGGTGGCGCTGAAGTAACCATTACTGGTTCCAACCCGCTGTCCACGCAAGATGATATTTGCGCAGCTTTGGTGGAAGACGGTATTCGCGTATTTGCGAAATACAACCCAGATCCTGCGGAATACAAAGATCATCTGATCAAAACACTGGAAACTCGTCCTGACCTGATCATTGACGACGGTGGCGACCTGATCACTATTTTGCACAGCGAGCGCCGTGATCTGTTGTCTCAAGTACGTGGTGGTGCAGAAGAAACGACAACAGGTATTCTGCGTCTGAAAGCGTTGGAGAAAGAAGGCAAGCTGGAGTTCCCGATGGTTGCCGTAAACGATGCATTCTGCAAATACTTGTTCGATAACCGCTATGGTACGGGTCAATCCGTATGGGATGGTATCAACCGTACAACGAACCTCGTAGTAGCTGGTAAAACTGTTGTGGTAGCTGGCTATGGCTGGTGCGGTAAAGGTGTAGCGATGCGTGCAAAAGGTTTGGGCGCAAAAGTAATCGTAACCGAAATCGACCCAATCAAAGCGGTAGAAGCTTACATGGATGGATTTGAAGTAATGCCAATGCTCGAAGCTGCGAAGCATGGTGACTACTTCGTAACAGTGACAGGTAACCGCGATATCATCAGCAAAGAGCATTTTGCAGTGATGAAAGATGGCGCAATCTTGTCCAACGCGGGTCACTTCGATGTCGAAGTAAACAAGGTCGATCTGAATGCAATGTCGACATCTTCCCGTATTGTGCGTAAAGATATTGAAGAATTTGTCTTGACTGATGGTCGAAAAGTGTACCTGCTCGCAGAAGGCCGCCTCGTGAACTTGGCTGCTGGCGACGGACATCCGGCTGAAATCATGGATATGACCTTTGCTCTGCAAGCGGTATCCTTGGCTTATGTCAATGAACAGTACAAAAACATTGGCAAAAAAGTGCTGAACGTACCATTCGAGTTGGATCAAATGGTTGCTCAGTACAAGCTGGAAGCTCTGAACATCGGAATCGACAAATTGACAGATGAGCAAAAATCCTACCTGGAAAGCTGGGTCGAATAG
- the mraZ gene encoding division/cell wall cluster transcriptional repressor MraZ translates to MFMGEYQHSIDEKGRLTIPAKFREGLGTSFVITRGLDQCLFAYPQDEWKQLEERLKSLPFTKADARAFTRFFFSGATECEWDKQGRVNIPPNLREHAGMQKECVIIGVSNRVEVWSKERWEDYFAQSEGSFGEIAEKLVDFNL, encoded by the coding sequence GTGTTCATGGGGGAATATCAACACAGCATCGACGAAAAAGGCCGCCTGACGATCCCAGCCAAATTCCGTGAAGGGCTAGGCACTTCCTTTGTTATTACCCGCGGTCTGGACCAATGTTTGTTTGCTTATCCGCAAGATGAGTGGAAACAACTAGAGGAAAGACTCAAGTCTCTCCCATTTACAAAAGCAGATGCTCGCGCATTTACACGATTTTTCTTTTCAGGTGCCACCGAATGCGAGTGGGACAAGCAGGGAAGGGTAAACATACCACCCAATTTACGTGAGCATGCAGGCATGCAAAAAGAATGTGTGATCATCGGGGTGTCAAACCGTGTAGAGGTATGGAGCAAGGAACGCTGGGAAGATTACTTTGCCCAGTCAGAAGGCTCTTTTGGAGAAATTGCCGAAAAACTGGTTGATTTTAATTTGTAG
- a CDS encoding cell division protein FtsL yields MSYYYRGNLAMELEQQSKSVTKTTKRTVRIKPTIPTGEKLLYLLFISLTVVGLGLVGVRYSQISQLNYEIQSTKHENRVMTEKNATMKLQIEQMTNRDRLQKEAEKQGMVYNPGAVHTIGKSEVRASSLPQTQPKKP; encoded by the coding sequence ATGAGTTATTACTACCGAGGAAATTTAGCTATGGAGTTGGAACAACAATCCAAATCTGTAACGAAGACAACAAAGCGAACGGTTCGGATCAAGCCAACGATTCCGACCGGAGAAAAATTGCTGTATCTCTTATTTATCTCGTTAACCGTCGTCGGCTTGGGTCTAGTGGGTGTCCGCTACTCGCAAATTTCCCAGTTGAATTACGAAATCCAAAGCACTAAACATGAAAATCGTGTGATGACAGAAAAAAATGCAACGATGAAATTGCAAATTGAGCAAATGACTAACCGGGATCGCCTGCAAAAAGAAGCAGAGAAGCAGGGGATGGTATACAATCCAGGAGCTGTACATACGATTGGGAAATCAGAAGTACGGGCAAGTTCTCTGCCACAAACACAACCCAAAAAACCTTAA
- a CDS encoding UDP-N-acetylmuramoyl-L-alanyl-D-glutamate--2,6-diaminopimelate ligase, giving the protein MFLRDLLMPLLPVTVSGDDSMEITGLTADSRQVKPGYLFVCLTGYTVDGHTFAAQAVKDGAVAVLSEQDLDVPATIVKVPDTRRAMAMLADRIFGSPTKEVKVIGVTGTNGKTTTTHLIDKILSDQSKQTGLIGTIHMRIGDVTEEVKNTTPDAIDLQRSFRRMCDVNTDYAIIEVSSHALELGRVRGCEIHTAVFTNLTQDHLDYHKTMENYRYAKSLLFSQLGNGYDTDRLKTAVLNADDEASELYATVTPARVITYGIDQPADVRAKQIEITSKGTSFTVESFAGSARLNLKLMGKFNVYNALAAIAVTLAEGIPLEAIKASLEEVAGVNGRFEAVDAGQPFAVLVDYSHTPDSLENALMTVKEFARGNVFCIVGCGGDRDRTKRPIMAQIATKYADLTVLTSDNPRSEEPQAILDDMLAGLSEVAPDRYAALTDRREAIAHAVSLAKPDDVILIAGKGHETYQIIKDQVLPFDDREVAREAIARYNQE; this is encoded by the coding sequence ATGTTTCTACGGGATCTGCTCATGCCTTTGTTGCCAGTAACGGTTTCGGGGGATGACAGCATGGAGATTACGGGTTTGACAGCAGACTCGCGCCAGGTAAAGCCCGGCTACTTGTTTGTCTGTCTGACTGGATATACCGTGGATGGACATACGTTCGCGGCCCAGGCGGTGAAGGATGGTGCCGTTGCCGTGTTATCCGAACAAGATCTGGACGTGCCAGCGACTATTGTCAAAGTACCGGATACCCGGCGGGCAATGGCTATGCTGGCTGATCGTATTTTCGGATCTCCTACGAAAGAAGTAAAAGTCATTGGCGTAACGGGGACAAATGGCAAGACGACCACTACGCATTTGATCGACAAAATTTTGAGCGATCAAAGCAAGCAAACAGGCTTAATCGGGACGATCCATATGAGAATTGGAGACGTAACGGAGGAAGTCAAAAATACGACTCCGGATGCCATAGATTTGCAAAGAAGCTTTCGTCGCATGTGCGATGTAAACACAGACTATGCGATTATTGAGGTTTCCTCTCATGCATTGGAGCTGGGAAGAGTCCGCGGTTGCGAAATTCATACAGCGGTTTTCACCAACCTGACGCAGGATCACCTCGACTATCATAAAACGATGGAAAACTATCGCTACGCCAAATCATTGTTGTTTTCCCAGCTGGGCAACGGCTATGACACAGACCGTTTAAAAACGGCTGTACTGAATGCGGATGATGAGGCGTCCGAATTATATGCTACCGTTACACCGGCGCGAGTCATTACATACGGCATAGATCAACCAGCAGATGTAAGGGCAAAACAAATCGAAATCACCAGTAAAGGAACTTCTTTTACAGTCGAAAGCTTTGCTGGTAGTGCGCGTCTGAACTTGAAGCTGATGGGAAAGTTCAATGTGTATAACGCTTTGGCAGCCATCGCGGTTACACTCGCAGAAGGTATTCCACTAGAAGCGATCAAAGCGAGCCTGGAAGAGGTAGCGGGCGTAAATGGGCGATTTGAAGCAGTAGATGCTGGTCAGCCGTTTGCGGTACTCGTCGACTACTCCCACACACCAGACAGCTTGGAAAATGCCTTGATGACCGTCAAGGAATTTGCCCGTGGCAACGTATTTTGCATTGTTGGTTGCGGAGGCGACAGAGATCGAACCAAACGCCCAATCATGGCGCAAATTGCAACGAAATATGCTGATCTGACCGTCTTAACATCAGATAATCCGCGTTCGGAGGAGCCGCAGGCGATTCTCGATGACATGCTGGCTGGCTTGTCGGAAGTGGCACCTGATCGTTATGCGGCACTGACAGACCGACGCGAAGCAATTGCGCATGCAGTTTCGCTTGCAAAGCCGGACGATGTGATCTTGATCGCCGGAAAAGGACACGAAACGTATCAAATTATAAAAGACCAGGTGTTGCCCTTCGATGACCGTGAAGTTGCGCGCGAAGCGATTGCCCGGTACAACCAAGAATAA
- a CDS encoding LysR family transcriptional regulator: MKRGGNLDTRYLQTFREVAKCQSFTRAAEILGYAQSSVTAQIQNLESEFGVSLFERWGKKIRLTHAGEVLLGYSEQLQAVLEEAKANLSEQAHLAGTLSIGTVESLAAFYLPPFLQKFRLEQPRMRIMLAPGICQDLRQGVKEGKFDFAFVLDWLQDQSELTNVVLGEEKLVVVAAPTHPLVKKEKVETHDFNGETWIFTEKGCSYRGMMESVLREEGATVESSFEFGSLEAIKQCVAYDLGIALLPKIVVQEEVKNGTLVILTFSHPDIRVFRQLVYHKKKWMPQALLRFLELLTVETAERKLPIIGK, translated from the coding sequence ATGAAAAGAGGGGGAAATCTGGATACTCGTTATTTGCAAACATTCCGTGAAGTAGCAAAATGCCAGAGCTTTACACGTGCAGCAGAAATTTTAGGCTACGCGCAGTCAAGTGTGACGGCCCAAATTCAAAATCTGGAATCGGAGTTCGGTGTCAGCCTATTCGAGCGTTGGGGCAAAAAAATCAGGCTTACCCACGCAGGCGAAGTGCTTCTCGGCTACAGCGAGCAGCTGCAAGCCGTATTAGAGGAGGCAAAAGCGAATCTGTCGGAGCAGGCACATTTGGCGGGAACGTTGAGTATTGGAACAGTGGAGTCACTGGCAGCCTTTTATTTACCACCTTTTTTGCAAAAATTTCGCTTGGAGCAACCACGTATGCGGATCATGCTTGCACCGGGCATCTGCCAAGACTTGAGACAGGGAGTAAAGGAAGGGAAGTTCGATTTCGCCTTTGTGCTCGATTGGCTCCAAGATCAATCTGAGCTGACAAATGTCGTTTTAGGTGAGGAAAAACTAGTTGTTGTGGCTGCACCTACCCATCCACTTGTAAAAAAAGAAAAGGTAGAAACTCACGATTTTAACGGGGAAACCTGGATTTTTACAGAAAAGGGATGCAGTTACCGAGGGATGATGGAATCGGTGTTGCGTGAAGAAGGAGCCACCGTGGAATCTTCTTTTGAATTTGGCAGTTTGGAAGCGATAAAACAATGTGTTGCCTATGATTTAGGAATTGCGTTACTTCCGAAAATTGTCGTACAAGAAGAAGTGAAAAATGGTACACTAGTGATACTCACGTTTTCCCATCCGGATATCCGTGTTTTCCGACAGTTGGTCTACCATAAAAAGAAATGGATGCCTCAGGCTTTGTTACGCTTTTTGGAGCTGCTTACGGTAGAAACCGCAGAGCGTAAATTGCCGATAATAGGAAAATAA
- the rsmH gene encoding 16S rRNA (cytosine(1402)-N(4))-methyltransferase RsmH, with protein MTTLSFHHVTVLMDEAVQGLNIRPGGIYVDCTLGGAGHSSLIASKLTEGGRLIAIDQDDWALDNARERLSSYMDRVTLVKSNFRHIKDIVSDLGLTGVDGILFDLGVSSPQLDEGERGFSYNADAPLDMRMDQQAPLSAYDIINEWEEEEIAKIIWLYGEEKFSRRIARQIVQQRKKQPIQTTGELVELIKEGIPAAARRTGPHPAKRTFQAIRIAVNDELDAFKEAVVDAITVLNPEGRVSVITFHSLEDRICKQIYQDFAKGCTCPPAFPICTCGNKAVVKVITKKPILPSEEELEANKRARSAKLRVAEKL; from the coding sequence GTGACGACATTGTCGTTTCATCACGTAACCGTTTTAATGGATGAGGCTGTCCAAGGGCTGAATATTCGTCCTGGAGGCATTTATGTAGACTGTACGCTCGGTGGAGCAGGGCATAGCAGTTTGATTGCTTCCAAGCTGACGGAGGGCGGTCGACTTATCGCCATCGATCAGGATGACTGGGCGCTGGATAATGCCCGCGAAAGACTCTCTTCCTATATGGACAGAGTCACGCTGGTAAAGAGCAACTTCCGCCATATCAAAGACATTGTAAGCGATTTAGGTTTGACTGGCGTAGACGGAATTTTGTTTGACCTTGGGGTATCCTCTCCACAGTTGGATGAGGGAGAGCGTGGCTTCAGCTACAATGCTGATGCGCCTCTGGATATGAGAATGGACCAACAAGCGCCATTGTCAGCCTATGACATTATCAATGAGTGGGAAGAAGAAGAGATTGCCAAGATCATTTGGCTGTACGGAGAAGAGAAATTTTCCCGCCGAATTGCCCGGCAAATCGTTCAACAACGAAAGAAGCAGCCGATCCAAACAACAGGCGAGCTGGTTGAATTGATTAAGGAAGGAATTCCTGCCGCTGCGCGCCGTACCGGACCCCATCCGGCGAAGCGCACATTTCAGGCGATTCGGATCGCAGTCAATGATGAGCTGGATGCATTCAAAGAGGCCGTCGTCGATGCTATTACTGTCTTGAATCCAGAAGGTCGGGTAAGCGTCATCACGTTTCATTCCTTAGAGGACAGAATCTGCAAGCAAATTTATCAAGACTTTGCAAAAGGGTGCACGTGCCCGCCAGCCTTTCCGATTTGCACATGTGGGAATAAAGCAGTCGTAAAAGTCATTACAAAGAAGCCGATTTTGCCATCTGAAGAAGAATTGGAAGCGAATAAGCGTGCACGATCAGCTAAGCTACGGGTAGCGGAGAAGCTGTAG
- a CDS encoding stage V sporulation protein D has translation MRVSNATVRRRIFIILIVGVVLYSALVTRLGYVQLIEGPKLSQMSDELLKREIKFQPNRGRILDRSGNELVTNMTVPTLVSVGAQIKDPKETARQLAVILERKEEDVFRAITKKEMSNNQIPGGRKLSVEKARKIQELNLPGIYLAGDTKRFYPNGNMAAHILGFTGIDNQGLTGLEKIYDPFLMGTEGHISFPSDAKGRVLPGGTEDYVAPVNGMDMYLTLDSTIQSFIERELDQAVVAYQPDDVLAIAMNPKTGEILGMGSRPTFQPDAYRDYPSEVYNRNLPIWKTYEPGSTFKIVTLAAALNEGVINLNEGFYDPGFINVAGKRLRCWKRQGHGQETMLEVVENSCNPGFVTMGQRLQKERLFDYIKKFGFGQKTGIDLIGEENGLLFNLNKVGPVELGTTSFGQGVSVTPIQQMAAVSAAINGGKLMKPFVAKEWRDSVTHDVVARTLPTEVRQVITAETSAKVRHALESVVAQGTGNKAYIEGYRVGGKTGTAQKVKNGRYMDGEYIVSFIGFAPADDPQIVVYFAVDNPKALAFGGLIAAPSVKSIMESSLQHLNVPKRKDGIPKEINKALGERAPIEVPNMVGQSMRDVVTTYDTLPLVVSGKGQYVIQQSPAPGVKIDEGGKIRIYLGDKLTN, from the coding sequence TTGCGGGTATCCAATGCTACTGTACGCCGTCGCATTTTTATCATCTTGATTGTAGGAGTTGTTTTGTATTCGGCACTTGTCACCCGTTTGGGTTATGTTCAATTGATAGAAGGACCGAAACTCTCGCAAATGTCTGATGAACTGCTCAAGCGGGAAATTAAGTTTCAACCCAATCGCGGTCGCATTCTAGACAGAAGCGGCAATGAGCTCGTGACGAATATGACCGTCCCCACACTGGTATCGGTAGGGGCGCAAATCAAAGACCCTAAAGAAACAGCGAGACAGCTCGCCGTCATTTTGGAGCGAAAAGAAGAAGATGTATTTCGTGCCATTACGAAAAAAGAAATGAGCAACAACCAGATTCCAGGTGGAAGAAAATTGTCTGTTGAAAAGGCAAGAAAAATACAAGAACTGAATTTGCCAGGTATATACTTGGCAGGGGATACGAAGCGTTTTTACCCGAACGGTAATATGGCAGCCCATATTCTTGGGTTCACAGGCATTGACAATCAAGGGCTGACAGGGCTTGAAAAAATTTACGATCCCTTCTTGATGGGGACTGAGGGACATATCTCATTTCCGTCAGATGCCAAAGGGCGCGTACTGCCAGGTGGAACCGAAGACTACGTAGCACCCGTGAATGGTATGGACATGTATTTAACACTCGACAGTACCATCCAATCGTTTATCGAACGCGAGCTGGATCAGGCGGTGGTCGCTTATCAGCCTGATGATGTTCTGGCGATCGCCATGAATCCAAAGACAGGAGAAATATTGGGGATGGGAAGTCGCCCGACTTTTCAACCGGATGCGTACAGAGACTATCCTTCAGAGGTGTACAATAGAAATCTCCCTATCTGGAAAACATACGAGCCTGGTTCCACATTCAAGATTGTGACACTGGCAGCCGCTTTAAACGAAGGGGTCATCAATCTGAATGAAGGCTTTTACGATCCGGGATTCATAAACGTGGCCGGTAAGCGATTGCGTTGCTGGAAGCGGCAGGGGCATGGACAGGAAACGATGCTGGAAGTGGTTGAGAATTCTTGTAACCCTGGCTTCGTTACGATGGGCCAGCGACTGCAAAAAGAACGACTTTTTGACTACATCAAAAAATTTGGCTTCGGACAAAAGACAGGGATCGATTTGATTGGCGAAGAAAACGGGTTGTTATTCAACTTGAATAAAGTGGGACCGGTAGAACTGGGGACGACTTCTTTCGGTCAAGGGGTATCGGTAACGCCAATTCAACAAATGGCTGCAGTCTCAGCCGCTATCAATGGGGGCAAACTTATGAAGCCGTTTGTCGCCAAAGAATGGCGGGATAGTGTGACACACGATGTCGTAGCGAGGACCTTGCCGACAGAAGTTCGACAGGTGATTACCGCGGAGACCTCAGCGAAGGTTCGGCATGCGCTGGAAAGTGTGGTTGCTCAAGGAACGGGTAATAAGGCATATATCGAAGGATATCGGGTAGGAGGAAAGACGGGAACTGCGCAAAAAGTAAAAAATGGCCGTTATATGGATGGGGAATACATCGTGTCGTTTATCGGATTTGCGCCGGCTGATGATCCACAGATCGTCGTATATTTCGCCGTAGACAATCCGAAAGCACTGGCGTTTGGTGGATTGATTGCCGCTCCGAGTGTAAAAAGTATCATGGAATCCTCCCTTCAACATTTGAATGTACCGAAACGAAAAGATGGCATCCCCAAGGAAATTAACAAAGCACTTGGAGAAAGGGCGCCAATCGAAGTACCAAACATGGTCGGACAATCCATGAGAGACGTAGTGACAACATATGATACTCTGCCGCTAGTCGTTTCAGGTAAAGGTCAGTACGTCATCCAGCAGTCCCCTGCTCCCGGAGTAAAAATTGATGAGGGCGGAAAAATTCGCATATACCTTGGTGACAAATTGACCAATTAG